Within the Gloeobacter kilaueensis JS1 genome, the region CCTGGGCCGCGAGGTCGTCCAGCGCCAGCCGGAACTTTTAAGCGAGATCGACGAGCTGGTGAGCGGCTTCGATGAGCAGACGTTTCTGGAGGCACTGCCGGCCCTGCGCCTCGCTTTTACCAGCTTTAGCCCCCGCGAGAAGCACACCCTGGCCCAGACACTCTTTCCAACTGCAGGAGACGGGCCGCCCCCGGTGCCGCTGGCCGTCGATGCCCAGACAGCAGCCCTCGCCCTCGCCTTCGAGGCGCAGGTATTGGCCCAGCTCGATCGCTATGGCCTGCGGGGCGGCAGTAAAGATGTCTGATCTTGAGCGGTTACGGCGGGCGCGCTGGCGGCTGATTTTAGGCAGTGGCAGCGAAGCGGTGCTGGGCGGGACCCTCGATGGCACCCTCCAGCAACGCGAGCAGGTGCTGGCCTTTTTGTACGACCGCGAGTACCAGCCCCAGCGCAATGTCCGCCAGGGCGATCTGGGCGAATCGCGCCTGAGCGTGCCCGAGTGGATCAACGCCGTTCACGAACTGTTTCCCAAAAAGACGATCGAGCGGCTGGAGCGCGACGCCCTCGATCGCTATCAGATCGAGCAGATGGTCACCAATCCGGAGTTACTCAGCCGCGCCCAGCCCTCCGAGGCGCTTCTTAAAGCCGTCCTGCGCACCAGGCATCTGATGAACCAGCAGGTGCTCGCCCTTGCCCGCCAGCTGGTGCAGCGGGTGATCGACCAGTTGCTCGAAAAATTTGCAAGGCCGGTGAATCAGCCCTTCCTCGGGGCGGTGGATCGCAGGCGGCGCTCGTATCTCAAGATTGCAGGCAACTTCGATGCGCGCACGACGATCCGCCGCAACCTGCGCACCTACGATCCGTCCAGCAGGCGGCTTTTTATCGAGACGCCCTACTTTTATTCGCGGGTGCGCCGCCAGGTGGACCGCTGGCAGTTGATTATTCTCGTAGACGAGTCCGGCAGCATGATCGACAGCGTCATCCACGCAGCGGTGACGGCGGCGATCTTCTTTGGCATCCGCAGCCTGCGCACCCACCTGTGCATCTTCGATACCGCCGTCGTCGATCTGAGCGACCAGTGCAGCGATCCGGTCGAGACCCTGATGAAAGTCCAGCTGGGAGGCGGCACCGACATCGGCCAGGCGCTCGCCTACGCCGCCTCGCTGGTCGAGTATCCGCGCCGGGCGATCGTCGTCTTGATCACCGACTTTTACGAAGGGGCACCGCTGCAGCGGCTCTTGAGCGAAGCTAAAAAGCTCGTCGAATCTGGCGTCACCCTGCTGGGCCTCGCTGCCCTCGACGCCGAGGCCAAGCCCACCTACGACCGCGACACCGCCCAAAAACTGGTCAATCTCGGCGCGCAGGTCGCGGCGATGACGCCGGGGGAACTGGCGGCCTGGGTGGCCGAGAAGGTGCGCTAGCGATGCTGCCGCGCACCGACTTGCTGGCGCTGAGCGTGGAGGATCTGGCCGCCCTGGCAAATCGCGGCCTGCTCAAGCGGGCCGAGCGCGAAGTCCAGTCCGATCCACCCCCCTACACCCTGCGTACCCAGAGCGACGGCACGATCGAGGTGGTCTGGACAGACGGAGCGATCTGCACCCTGCCCCCGGCGACTCCCCTCGACGAGCGGCTGTGCAGCTGTGCGGCGACGACGATCTGCCGCCATCTGGTGGGCGCTGTCCTCGCTTACCAGCGCCAGTCCGATCATCCAGAAGAACCTGCTGCCGCCTGGGATCCTGGCCAGATCGAGGACGCCCAGATCGAGCGCTACTTTCGCAAAACCGCCCTCGCCCAGGCCCGCCAGCAGTTTGCCGCCGGTCAGCTCATCGAACTGGTGCGCGGCAACAAGCCGATGGCCCGCTTTCACACCCTCGCCCACACCGTCCGTTACCCCGTGCCCGGCGATCTGGCCTACGCCCGCTGCGACTGCGCCGAGAGTCCGCCCTGCCGCCACGCCCTGCTGGGCGTCTGGGCTTTCCGGTGTCTGGCCGCCGACCAGACGGCAGGACTCGTCGAGACGGGCGAACCGCTGCCGGTGCCGGGGATGCTCCTGGATGAAATGGAAAAAGTGCTGGTCGAGCTGCTGGCGGTCGGGATCGCCGGTTGCTCCGCCGCCCTCGCTGCCCGCCTGCGGCGGCTGGCGGCAGCCTGTGAGCAGGCAGAGCTGGTCTGGCCCGCCGAGGTCGTCCTCGAATTGCTGCAGGAGCAGGAGCGCTACGCTGCCCACGACGCCCGCTTCTGCGCCACCCTGGCCCTCGATTGCCTCGCCGAACTTTGCATCCGCTCCGACGCCATCCGCTCCCATACCGGAGCTGTGCCCCAGCGCTTTGTGCGCGGTACGACAAGTGACCGGGTCAGCGACCGGGTCGGCGTGCGGCTGGTGGGCCTGGGTCTGGGTGTGATCTTGCGCCCCAAAAGCGTGCGCCTGGTGAGCTACCTGCAGGACGCCGACTCCGGCGAGGTCGTGGGTGTGCTGCGCGAGTTTGCCGATACGACCCGTCCATTTGCCGAACTGGCTCGCACCCCGGTAGTGAAGGATATTTCTCTAGCCGCCCTCGCCGCCGGCCAGCTCGTTACCCGAGGCGGCAAGTACACGCCCGAGCGGCAGTTTCTGCCTGGTCGCGCCCCGGCGGCGCTCAACCCCCAGTCCTACGAATGGGAAACCCTGGTGCGTCCTCCTGGGCGCGCCGATGACTTCGCTGAGTTGAGGGCGCACCTGGCGACACTCCCGCCCGCACCGCTGCGCTCGCGGCGGTTGGGGACCAGTTTTCACATCCTCGCCGTTGCCGGGATCGAAGACGTCCATTTCTCGACCGTCGATCAGGCTGTCCAGGCGGTGCTGCGGGACACTCAGGGCCAGAGCGCTCTACTGGTGCATCCATTTACCTCGCGCAACCGGGAGGGCACCGAAGCCCTGCTCGCTCGCCTCGCCCAGGGTCCGCCCCGTTTTGTAGCTGGGCCTGTCCGCGTCGCAGCGTCGCAGGTGGTGATCGAACCTGTCGCCCTGGTCTTTGAAAACGGTCGCCGCAGCCTGCTGCAGCCCTGGATCGACACGTCTACCGCAGACAGCCTGCCGGACGCATTGTCCGCAGCGCCTGCCGCCCCCCCAGCCGACCCACTGCGTAGCTTCCTCGATCAAGCCTGGGAGGCGCTGGCTGAACTGCTCGTGATCGGACTCGACCGCGCCGACGAATTGACGCTGCGCCGCTGGCGGGCGTTGGGCGAGTACGGCGCAGCCCTTGGCCTGGTGCGCGCTCTCAGTTGCCTGGAGCAATTTATCGCTGCCCTCGAAGCGCGACAACACCGGCTGGACTGGCAGGTGAAGCAGGCAATCGAACCGCTTCTGGCCTTCGCTGTCTTTATCTACATGGCCAGACAAACATTCTCATCCTCCGGCTGAGCAGGAAAAATTAACCTCAAGGCTCTGTGCCTACTTCGATGCAACCGCTGCCTGCAGGCGCGCTTCGGCCCGTGCGAGGGCGGCTCGCACCTGCTCGAAGCCGGTGCCGCCGTAGGAGTTGCGCGCTGCCACCACCGTTTCGGGGGCGATGGCCGCGTAGAGGTCCGCCTCGAAGGCCGGATGGAACCGCTGCCATTCGTCAATCGGCAGCTCGCGCAAGAGCAAGCCCGCGCCCAGGCAGTGCTTGACCACTGCGCCGATGATGCCGTAAGCCGAGCGAAAGGGAACGCCCCTGCGCACCAGATAGTCGGCGGCGTCGGTGGCGTTGGAAAAGTCCTCGCCCACGGCGGCAGAGAGGCGGTCGCTTTGAAAGTCGATGCCCTCGCGCATCAAAATCGTCATCGCTTCAACAGAAGCTTCGATCGTGCGCGCCGCATCGAAGAGCGCTTCTTTGTCTTCCTGGAGGTCTTTGTTGTAGGCGAGGGGCAAGCCCTTGAGAGTGGTGAGCATCGCCAGCAGATGACCAAAGACCCGGCCACTTTTGCCCCGCACCAGCTCCGGCACATCCGGATTTTTCTTTTGGGGCATCAGGCTCGAACCGGTGGCACAACGGTCGGTAAGAAGGACGAAGCGAAATTCCTGGCTCGCCCAGAGGACCATTTCTTCTGCCAGGCGACTCAGGTGAACAGCGATCAAACTCAACGCCGCGAGAAATTCGACGGCAAAATCGCGGTCGCTCACCGCGTCGAGAGAATTTTCGCTCACCCCGGCAAAACCGAGCAACCGGGCAGTGTAGTGGCGGTCGATAGGCAGTACTGTCCCTGCCAGCGCTCCGGAACCGAGCGGGCAGATGTTGGTGCGGGCGCGCACTTCCTCCAGGCGGCTGCGGTCGCGCTCGGCCATCTCGACGTAGGCGAGCAGGTGGTGGGCAAGACTCACCGGCTGGGCGCGCTGCAGGTGGGTGTAGCCGGGTATCAGCGTCTCGACGTGCGCTTTTGCCAGATCAAGAAGCACGCGCTCGAAGTCCAGCAACCGCTCGGCAATGGCATCGATGCGGGCGCGCTGCCAGAGTCTGAGGTCGGTGTTGACCTGATCGTTGCGCGAGCGGGCAGTGTGCAGTTTTTTTCCAACTTCGCCCACGATCGCCACCAACCGGCGCTCGACGGCAAAGTGAACGTCCTCCTGGTCGATCGCGGGCAAAAACTGGCCTGAGCGCCACTCCGATCGAATCTGCTCCAGGCCGGTCACGATCGCCTCGGCTTCTGCAGCACTCAAGATGCCTGTGTGGGCCAGCATCTGGGCGTGGGCCACAGAGCCTGTCAGGTCGTATTCGATAAGTTCGATGTCAAAGCCAATGCTCGCATTGAAGGCAGCGATGGCCGGGTGCAGCCCCTCTTCAAAGCGGCTGCTCCAGGGAGTAGTGGTCATGGCCGGGTGGAACGCTCAC harbors:
- a CDS encoding VWA domain-containing protein, translated to MSDLERLRRARWRLILGSGSEAVLGGTLDGTLQQREQVLAFLYDREYQPQRNVRQGDLGESRLSVPEWINAVHELFPKKTIERLERDALDRYQIEQMVTNPELLSRAQPSEALLKAVLRTRHLMNQQVLALARQLVQRVIDQLLEKFARPVNQPFLGAVDRRRRSYLKIAGNFDARTTIRRNLRTYDPSSRRLFIETPYFYSRVRRQVDRWQLIILVDESGSMIDSVIHAAVTAAIFFGIRSLRTHLCIFDTAVVDLSDQCSDPVETLMKVQLGGGTDIGQALAYAASLVEYPRRAIVVLITDFYEGAPLQRLLSEAKKLVESGVTLLGLAALDAEAKPTYDRDTAQKLVNLGAQVAAMTPGELAAWVAEKVR
- the argH gene encoding argininosuccinate lyase, with amino-acid sequence MTTTPWSSRFEEGLHPAIAAFNASIGFDIELIEYDLTGSVAHAQMLAHTGILSAAEAEAIVTGLEQIRSEWRSGQFLPAIDQEDVHFAVERRLVAIVGEVGKKLHTARSRNDQVNTDLRLWQRARIDAIAERLLDFERVLLDLAKAHVETLIPGYTHLQRAQPVSLAHHLLAYVEMAERDRSRLEEVRARTNICPLGSGALAGTVLPIDRHYTARLLGFAGVSENSLDAVSDRDFAVEFLAALSLIAVHLSRLAEEMVLWASQEFRFVLLTDRCATGSSLMPQKKNPDVPELVRGKSGRVFGHLLAMLTTLKGLPLAYNKDLQEDKEALFDAARTIEASVEAMTILMREGIDFQSDRLSAAVGEDFSNATDAADYLVRRGVPFRSAYGIIGAVVKHCLGAGLLLRELPIDEWQRFHPAFEADLYAAIAPETVVAARNSYGGTGFEQVRAALARAEARLQAAVASK